One Pseudodesulfovibrio cashew DNA window includes the following coding sequences:
- a CDS encoding ATP-binding cassette domain-containing protein, producing the protein MHSLISLDNASVTRAGIRLAGPLSLSLQRGRHLAVVGSNGSGKTTLLKLLRGDLPPDRGGKRVYDFGDGAQRSPAGLRQRIGLVSPDMQEFYALHAARATGRSVVLSGFYDTPLLYGQATPEQEAAADETIARLGIEDLAGSGMGSLSTGQVRKVLIARALAPNPDVLLLDECMEGLDAVSRGEVLTLLEAALERTTVVCAAHRIGDVPRGIECAEVMEAGLISLEGDRSVALERLGDRAPEVAACDLPVARRSAEPEFLLRMRGVAVVIDGKRILDGVDWTVLPGEHWLVLGSNGAGKSTLLKLVTSELAPYADGERGTGTVERLGGMTMDEARPHIGVVSPALQASYARELGWEVTALETVLSGYRGSVGMLDEPTSEELFGAREWLERVGLGELADRPLRRMSYGQQRRAFLARAMAPGPALLLLDEPLTGLDSASRAVMRTLIQGLAENGTPVVMVTHHADDRLPVINRVMELEAGRQRFCGSREEFEASQIMG; encoded by the coding sequence ATGCACTCACTGATCTCCCTCGACAATGCCTCGGTCACCCGCGCCGGCATCCGCCTGGCTGGGCCCCTCTCCCTCTCCCTGCAACGGGGGCGCCACCTGGCCGTGGTGGGCTCCAACGGCTCCGGCAAGACAACGCTCCTCAAATTGCTGCGCGGCGACCTGCCCCCGGACAGGGGCGGGAAACGGGTCTATGATTTCGGTGATGGGGCTCAGCGCTCCCCGGCCGGACTCCGTCAGCGCATCGGGCTGGTCTCCCCGGACATGCAGGAGTTCTACGCCCTGCATGCGGCCCGGGCCACGGGACGTTCGGTGGTCCTCTCAGGATTCTACGACACCCCGCTTTTGTACGGGCAGGCCACTCCGGAGCAGGAGGCCGCGGCGGACGAGACTATCGCCAGGCTCGGCATCGAAGACCTGGCCGGAAGCGGAATGGGCTCCCTCTCCACCGGACAGGTGCGCAAGGTGCTCATAGCCCGAGCCCTGGCTCCGAACCCGGACGTTTTGCTTCTGGACGAGTGCATGGAGGGGCTGGATGCCGTCTCCCGGGGCGAGGTCCTGACCTTGCTGGAGGCGGCCCTTGAACGGACCACGGTGGTCTGCGCGGCCCACCGCATCGGCGACGTGCCGCGCGGCATCGAGTGCGCCGAGGTCATGGAGGCCGGGCTGATCTCCCTGGAAGGGGACCGGAGCGTGGCCCTGGAGCGATTGGGCGACAGAGCCCCGGAGGTGGCGGCCTGCGATCTGCCCGTGGCCCGTCGGAGCGCGGAACCGGAATTTCTGCTGCGCATGCGCGGCGTGGCCGTGGTCATCGACGGCAAGCGCATCCTGGACGGTGTCGACTGGACCGTCCTGCCCGGCGAGCACTGGTTGGTGCTCGGGAGCAACGGTGCGGGGAAGTCCACCCTGCTCAAGCTGGTCACCAGCGAGCTTGCGCCTTATGCCGACGGTGAGCGCGGCACCGGCACCGTGGAGCGGCTGGGTGGCATGACCATGGACGAGGCCCGCCCGCACATCGGTGTAGTCTCTCCGGCGCTTCAGGCGTCATACGCCCGTGAACTGGGCTGGGAGGTCACGGCCTTGGAGACCGTACTTTCCGGCTACCGGGGCAGCGTGGGCATGCTTGATGAGCCTACCAGCGAGGAATTGTTCGGCGCGCGCGAGTGGCTGGAGCGCGTGGGACTGGGCGAACTGGCGGACAGGCCCCTTCGCCGCATGTCCTACGGCCAGCAGCGGCGTGCCTTCCTGGCCAGGGCCATGGCCCCGGGCCCGGCCCTTCTTCTGTTGGACGAGCCGCTCACCGGGCTGGACTCGGCATCCCGCGCCGTCATGCGCACTCTGATACAGGGGTTGGCTGAAAATGGGAC